Within the Oculatellaceae cyanobacterium genome, the region GGGTCATCTGTGCCAGATAAGCCAACGTCTTGAACTCGAACAACATCAATATCTGGCTTACGACGTAGTAAACCTCTAACAATTGAGTTGTCAAAATTTTCATCAGCTAGAAACTTCATGCTGATTGTTCTGCCTGTCGAGCAAGTAATCTGTCCCGCAATCCTTGCCCATCAAACCTTGCCTGATTCATTTTGCGAATTTCTTGTGCTTGTTGTTGCCTTTGCTGCAAATATGCTTCGACTTCTTGCTGATGATTTAAGTAAAACCCAATAGTGGCATACACATCAGCTAATTTCAGCGATGGATAGCGATAGACAATTTCCTCGGCTGTTAACCCTTGCTTAAATACAGAAACAACAGTATCTAGAGTTACACGAGTTTTGCCTACTCGTACCACACCGTCAGCATTAGTCTCTAGAGGAGCGGGTTCAGCAGCAACTATTAATATCATGGCAACCTCAACGCCTACTGGCTTAATGGTATCAAAACCCCAAGAGGTTTTAATCAGCAACTTATCAAAAATTCCCAATAATGGTCTAACCGATTACAAACTACGACTAACCAACAATAAAGTTTATAATCTTTATTAATGAAACAATTTATAAAATAAATTGATATTCAGGAATATTTGTTTTTTAAAATATCCCCCTGATTCTTCCTTAATAAATCAGGAGGATAAATTTGAAATAAGCGATAAAATGCCTCAAACAGCCTCAGCAAAAAAGAAGTTCAACACACTTGTAACAATAGTTAGAACAATTGAACCGAGTAAGGCGGGTAAAAAACCTGCAACGTGAAAACCAGACGTGATCGAACCTGCCAGCCAAATTGTGAGGGCATTAATCACAAACAAAAATAAACCTAAAGATACTATCGTCAACGGCAAAGTCAAAATTACCAAAATCGGTTTGACAACTGCATTTACTAGCCCCAATATAATTGCAGCTACCATAGCAGCACCAAAACTTTTAACTATAAATCCTGGAACAAAATACGCTGTAATCAGTAGTGAAATCGCTGTCAGTAACCAAGTTACCAAAAATCTGGGCATAACGCTTGTGACACCTCAATTAATAAATACAGAATTTTAGCTGCTTATTTTGATGAAATATAATACTAATTTATCAATATATCTGATCTAAAATGAAGCGAATTGGTGTAATCGGTGGTGGACAGTTAGCCTGGATGATGGCTGATGCCGTCAAGAAGTTGGGGATTGAATTAATTGTACAGACACCCCATGCAACTGATCCCGCAGTAGCGATCGCAACTGATACTATCTTAGCTGCTGTTGCTGATGCCACTGCTACAGCACAGTTAGCAACTTGCTGTGATGTCATTACCTTTGAAAATGAGTTTATTGAAATAGATGCTTTAACGCTTTTAGCAAACCAAGGAGTTTGCTTTCGTCCCCAGTTAAAAGCATTAGCGCCCCTGCTTGACAAATACGAACAGAGATGCTATTTGCATCAGCTAGGCTTACCAGTTCCAAAGTTTGCAGCTTTAGAAGATACCAACAGCCAAGATATATTAACCCAAACTCCAATTGTGCTGAAAGCTAGACGGCACGGCTACGATGGTCAAGGAACTTTTATTATTAAAGACCAAGAATCTTTAAAAACTAAGCTAGAGCAACTTCAACAGACACCACTGCTAGTAGAAGAATTTGTGCCTTTTGAACGAGAATTAGCTATAATTGCTGCTCGTTCCGTTGCTGGTGAAGTGGTGGTTTATCCAGTAGTGGAAACTCAACAAAAAGATCAAGTATGCCGCCGTGTGATAGTGCCAGCCGAGATTAATACTAAATTAGCAACAGAGATTGAGGCGATCGCACATACTTTATTAGATAGTCTGCAAGTAGTGGGAGTTTTTGGCATTGAGCTATTCCTTACCCGTACTGGCAAAATATTAATCAATGAAATAGCACCACGCACCCACAATTCAGGACACTTTACCCTAGATGCGTGCGAAACTTCCCAATTTGAACAGCAACTCAGAGCCGTTGCTGGTTTGCCTTTAGGTAATACATTACTGAAGTGTCAAGGCGCAGTGATGGTCAATCTACTAGGTTATGAAAATTCCCAGAGTGATTACACAGAAAAACGCCAAAAATTAGCCGCATTACCTGAAACTTACGTCCATTGGTACGGCAAAACAGAATCGCGCCCTGGTCGTAAACTAGGTCACGTCACAGTTTTACTCGATTCAGATAGCAGAAGTGAAGCAGAAGCGATCGCCCACAAAGTAGAATCTATTTGGTATAGCAGTTAGCTTTAGTGCGTAAGTTTTATTCTCCTCCCTCCTCTCCCCTCTCCCCTCCCTCCTCTCCCCCTTCACATCTTCTCAATCAAGCTTTATAATAAAAACATAGGTTCGACTGCGACGTTGGTGACTGCCAATAACGTTTTTTGATCTATGCTTTGTCTTTAAGGGAACCAAGATTTTCTAACAGCAGTAGACCGAGCAAGTACTCGGAAACTTTAAGTTGGAACCAACGGTACCCACCTGGATTTATCCAGGTCATAAACTGAGGTAAGACGGCGTTGCGGTTAGCCTACAAGATATTAAATCCCTTGGTCTGTAAGATTAGGGGATTTTTCAATTATCAATGACCGCTCACCAGTCACCAATCACCAATCACCAATCACCAATCACCAATCACCAGTCACCAAATTCTGTAGCACTGTGTATCAAACTTGGCGAAATTTTGACCCATGAAGCGTTAGGATAATTTAAATCGCACCGAAAAAGGTTAGAGATTACAAAGATTGTCTCAACTATTAACTACTTCAAAATTTCCCGCCGAGATCTTTAGGCTGGACAATGGGTTGACAGTTATTCACCAACACCTACCCGCGACACCAGTGGTAGTGATAGATGTTTGGGTAAAAGCTGGTGCGATCGCAGAACCAGCCGAGTGGTGTGGCATGGCTCATTTCCTAGAACACATGATTTTTAAAGGAACTGAGCTACTAGCAACTGGGGTATTTGACCAAGTAATTGAAAATCGCGGTGGCATAACTAATGCCGCGACGAGCCATGATTATGCTCATTTTTTCATTACCATTGCGGCGGATTATTTAGAAGAAACATTACCTGTCTTAGCGGAATTGCTATTAAATGCAGCAATTCCAGATGGTGAGTTTGGATGTGAGCGAGATGTGGTATTAGAAGAAATTCGCTCTTGTTATGACAATCCTGATTTTGTGGGATTTCAAACACTGACAGAAAGTGTTTATCAGTATCACCCCTACGGACGACCAATTTTAGGAACAGAAGCACATTTGATGGAGCGATCGCCTCAACAAATGCGCTGCTTCCACCAGCATCACTA harbors:
- a CDS encoding phage holin family protein: MPRFLVTWLLTAISLLITAYFVPGFIVKSFGAAMVAAIILGLVNAVVKPILVILTLPLTIVSLGLFLFVINALTIWLAGSITSGFHVAGFLPALLGSIVLTIVTSVLNFFFAEAV
- a CDS encoding DUF433 domain-containing protein, which produces MLIKTSWGFDTIKPVGVEVAMILIVAAEPAPLETNADGVVRVGKTRVTLDTVVSVFKQGLTAEEIVYRYPSLKLADVYATIGFYLNHQQEVEAYLQQRQQQAQEIRKMNQARFDGQGLRDRLLARQAEQSA
- a CDS encoding DUF5615 family PIN-like protein: MKFLADENFDNSIVRGLLRRKPDIDVVRVQDVGLSGTDDPTVLEWAAKENRVLLTFGGDHAARAAGL
- a CDS encoding 5-(carboxyamino)imidazole ribonucleotide synthase encodes the protein MKRIGVIGGGQLAWMMADAVKKLGIELIVQTPHATDPAVAIATDTILAAVADATATAQLATCCDVITFENEFIEIDALTLLANQGVCFRPQLKALAPLLDKYEQRCYLHQLGLPVPKFAALEDTNSQDILTQTPIVLKARRHGYDGQGTFIIKDQESLKTKLEQLQQTPLLVEEFVPFERELAIIAARSVAGEVVVYPVVETQQKDQVCRRVIVPAEINTKLATEIEAIAHTLLDSLQVVGVFGIELFLTRTGKILINEIAPRTHNSGHFTLDACETSQFEQQLRAVAGLPLGNTLLKCQGAVMVNLLGYENSQSDYTEKRQKLAALPETYVHWYGKTESRPGRKLGHVTVLLDSDSRSEAEAIAHKVESIWYSS